The Peribacillus sp. FSL P2-0133 genome has a segment encoding these proteins:
- a CDS encoding right-handed parallel beta-helix repeat-containing protein: MKRLYKIAGIFTVFTMAFISLQSTAVGANEVCGPTTGTLIQLLDNKGKVKQTLSLEANYSTTTIRAIVNEAITRVSDYPQDVSNGKRGTVRLSKGQFTASAFIMMKEGVTLEGTMENGRPVTTMCTQPSSDSVTIKIMVSHTGVKNLILDGKRRTEDPQTGEPRNYYAARNRGIEVTAIDQSKSTADLVSVYSTVSDLQRLQNILIEDVQITGYEGFGIYLEHVNGVTVKGSDSRKRNKMIIKDIGYAGIGGYSASNVTVRHATVRDLGPGETVGNTKQSYGIAFSHRKVNAADAMTQSKFPRSDTIAVDGNVVANNPGWEGIDTHSGHNVSFTNNVILNTRFPIIVGGMDYKGGDTSAYPPGNITIAGNRINGESFNDYAYYDIDKNATVSERGIAVNGTQFHDLTEKEMGFLQTVVIKGNYVNNVQANVEEWGGISIHVTKNALIEGNIIENCFNNGIVILSSNKFTKLKGNIINQIHESDEKFSSAGIGIRGSHNNGSPTNDYAITSMNMKNKGIERDNIFTDVGHEIHVQDKTVYNRLDDWIAISAFLDWNKPNVRKKIMQEIHLMH, encoded by the coding sequence ATGAAACGATTATATAAAATTGCAGGAATATTTACCGTGTTCACCATGGCGTTCATCTCCCTCCAGTCAACGGCCGTCGGGGCAAACGAAGTGTGCGGACCCACAACGGGAACGTTGATTCAGTTATTGGACAATAAAGGGAAGGTAAAACAAACGCTGTCACTAGAGGCGAACTATTCCACCACAACGATCCGGGCAATCGTTAATGAGGCCATTACGAGGGTTTCCGACTACCCGCAAGATGTATCGAATGGGAAAAGGGGAACGGTTCGTTTGTCAAAAGGCCAGTTCACGGCTAGTGCCTTTATTATGATGAAAGAAGGGGTCACATTAGAAGGGACGATGGAGAATGGAAGACCCGTCACGACAATGTGTACCCAGCCCTCGAGCGATTCTGTCACCATAAAAATCATGGTGAGCCATACGGGCGTCAAAAACCTGATACTCGATGGGAAACGACGGACGGAAGATCCCCAAACTGGGGAACCGAGGAACTATTATGCGGCACGGAACAGGGGCATTGAGGTTACCGCAATCGATCAATCCAAATCCACGGCGGATTTGGTGTCTGTCTATTCGACTGTAAGTGATTTGCAGAGGCTTCAAAATATCCTGATCGAAGATGTTCAAATCACCGGGTATGAGGGATTTGGCATTTACTTAGAACATGTGAATGGAGTCACGGTTAAAGGGTCCGATTCGAGAAAAAGAAACAAAATGATCATAAAAGATATTGGATATGCAGGTATCGGCGGGTATTCTGCGAGTAACGTGACTGTAAGGCATGCGACAGTGAGAGACCTTGGGCCAGGGGAAACGGTGGGCAATACCAAACAAAGCTATGGCATCGCCTTTAGCCACCGGAAAGTCAATGCGGCTGATGCCATGACTCAATCAAAGTTCCCGCGAAGTGACACTATCGCAGTCGATGGGAATGTGGTGGCGAACAACCCTGGATGGGAAGGGATTGACACCCATTCAGGCCATAATGTTTCCTTTACGAATAATGTCATCTTAAACACGCGTTTTCCAATCATTGTCGGGGGAATGGACTACAAGGGAGGGGATACCTCAGCATACCCACCCGGCAATATTACGATTGCAGGGAATAGGATCAATGGTGAATCCTTTAATGATTATGCGTATTACGATATAGATAAAAATGCCACAGTCAGCGAACGAGGCATTGCGGTCAACGGAACGCAATTCCATGATCTTACTGAAAAAGAGATGGGATTCCTGCAAACGGTCGTGATTAAAGGCAATTATGTGAATAATGTCCAGGCTAATGTCGAGGAATGGGGAGGCATCAGCATTCATGTGACCAAAAATGCCCTTATTGAAGGCAATATCATTGAAAATTGCTTCAACAATGGGATTGTGATCCTTAGTTCCAACAAGTTCACCAAACTGAAAGGAAACATCATAAACCAAATTCATGAATCCGACGAAAAGTTCAGTTCAGCGGGCATCGGCATCAGAGGGTCGCATAATAACGGCAGCCCTACAAATGACTATGCCATTACCTCTATGAACATGAAAAATAAAGGGATTGAAAGGGATAATATATTTACCGATGTCGGGCATGAAATCCATGTACAAGACAAGACGGTTTACAACCGCCTGGATGACTGGATTGCCATCTCGGCCTTCCTTGACTGGAACAAACCTAATGTGAGGAAAAAAATCATGCAAGAAATCCATCTGATGCACTGA
- a CDS encoding ParM/StbA family protein, with product MSSRIAAVDVGNDAIKAIFGKLESELYIPNVIAKDIEDRPVIGIEELDEKNPLEGIHIRVHSPALQDNNAIYRVGNLATKSDNPTELDLGSSKSEEDQTLVMLFAALALDAAKLGDNDTFKKVNNVVEANYTLGTGLPLREVKEGKDVGYRSKLLGSVHQVEFLITPKYQGIKVNIKFDEVKVYPEGFAAYINLVMDKDLNIINRELIDRRILIQDIGGLSTDIAVIKNRKVDDDKAQGFNLGVAEALESIREEIRKKHGVELDSRRDVVEIITKKNDRNHIMVRGSRTSVHDIVDRILGELAKKQYRHLRNVWQKNSQTEICYFVGGGSIVLKDYLKTLNQNFDGYNIDFFEDERESVWMMANAYYKLISDFNRRRNAKEQNQSQQKKKEQRTGSIK from the coding sequence ATGAGTTCTAGAATCGCAGCAGTAGACGTAGGAAATGATGCTATCAAGGCTATTTTTGGAAAGCTAGAGTCTGAACTATATATACCAAATGTCATTGCAAAAGACATAGAGGACCGTCCGGTCATTGGGATTGAGGAACTTGATGAAAAAAACCCATTGGAAGGGATTCATATTAGGGTCCATTCACCAGCCCTTCAAGATAATAATGCGATTTATCGCGTTGGGAACTTGGCGACAAAAAGTGATAATCCTACTGAATTGGATTTAGGAAGCAGTAAATCGGAAGAAGATCAAACATTAGTCATGCTTTTTGCGGCTCTTGCATTAGACGCTGCCAAGTTGGGGGACAACGATACATTCAAAAAAGTGAATAACGTTGTGGAAGCCAACTATACGCTTGGAACAGGGTTGCCACTTCGGGAGGTTAAAGAAGGGAAAGACGTCGGATACCGCTCGAAATTACTTGGTTCAGTCCACCAGGTGGAATTTTTAATTACTCCTAAATACCAAGGCATAAAGGTTAATATCAAATTTGATGAAGTGAAAGTCTATCCAGAGGGCTTTGCTGCATACATAAATTTGGTCATGGATAAAGATTTGAATATTATTAACCGTGAATTAATAGATAGAAGAATACTCATCCAGGATATCGGTGGATTATCGACGGATATCGCTGTCATTAAAAATCGTAAAGTTGACGATGACAAAGCACAAGGATTTAATTTGGGAGTAGCTGAAGCCCTTGAATCGATTCGTGAAGAAATCAGGAAGAAACATGGTGTCGAGCTGGATAGCAGGCGCGACGTCGTCGAAATCATCACGAAGAAAAATGATCGCAATCATATTATGGTTCGCGGAAGCAGGACAAGCGTCCATGATATCGTCGACCGCATTTTAGGTGAACTGGCCAAAAAGCAATATCGTCACCTGCGCAACGTATGGCAAAAAAATTCCCAAACGGAAATCTGCTATTTTGTAGGCGGGGGATCGATTGTCCTGAAAGATTACTTGAAAACATTGAATCAAAATTTCGATGGCTACAATATAGACTTTTTCGAAGATGAGCGGGAAAGCGTTTGGATGATGGCAAACGCCTATTATAAATTGATTTCGGATTTTAATCGCCGCCGGAATGCAAAGGAACAGAATCAGTCACAGCAAAAGAAGAAAGAACAAAGAACGGGCTCCATTAAATAG
- a CDS encoding FAD-dependent oxidoreductase — protein sequence MTEKNTDLPRFPEPYWRSALTFPSFSKLETDINSDVLIVGGGITGITSAYLLAKQGVKVTLIDAGEILTGTTGHTTAKITAQHGLIYDQLITDHGEEKAKLYYEANAEGMKLIKDLVEEHSIECNLTAQDAYVYANTDEYKIKIQNELKAYQKLGIRGDYSENIPFSIPSKAAVIMKDQAQFHPLKYLTALISTILESGGKIYERTTAMKIEDGDPPTVLTDTGHTIKSNQVIVASHFPFNDEKGLYFARVHVDRSYVLGIRTEQEYPGGMYYSADSPTRSLRYTELDNGEKLILVGGDGHKTGQGVSMIEHYEALKDFSSQYFDVKDIPYRWSAQDIVTPDNIPFVGPVTSHNPNVLIATGYAKWGMTNGSIAAKILTDRVLQRDNRYADLYDPARLKGMKNIVQDNADVAKHLIKSKLAVIHKTPEDIGIDEGAIVKVNGDKAGCYRDHDGQLHIVDSTCTHMGCEVAWNSGDRTWDCPCHGSRYSIAGEVLNGPAVEPLKKIR from the coding sequence ATGACTGAAAAAAATACAGACCTTCCCCGATTTCCGGAACCCTATTGGCGCAGTGCGTTAACTTTCCCATCTTTTTCTAAACTAGAAACAGATATAAACTCAGATGTCTTAATAGTAGGCGGCGGAATTACTGGCATCACTTCTGCTTATCTACTAGCTAAACAAGGTGTTAAAGTCACACTGATTGATGCAGGCGAAATCCTAACTGGAACGACAGGACACACTACAGCAAAAATCACGGCCCAGCATGGCTTGATTTATGACCAATTGATCACTGACCATGGCGAAGAGAAGGCCAAACTTTATTATGAAGCCAATGCAGAGGGAATGAAGCTGATCAAAGACTTGGTAGAAGAACATTCCATTGAATGTAATTTGACTGCACAGGATGCCTATGTCTACGCAAATACAGATGAATATAAAATCAAAATTCAAAATGAACTGAAAGCCTATCAAAAACTCGGCATTCGGGGGGATTATTCAGAGAATATCCCTTTCTCCATCCCTTCTAAAGCTGCAGTGATAATGAAAGATCAAGCACAGTTTCACCCGTTAAAATACTTAACTGCCCTCATTTCGACAATTCTCGAAAGTGGAGGCAAAATTTATGAACGGACAACGGCAATGAAGATTGAAGACGGCGATCCACCTACCGTTCTGACCGATACTGGACATACAATCAAAAGCAATCAGGTAATCGTTGCCTCCCACTTCCCTTTTAATGATGAAAAGGGCTTATACTTTGCCCGTGTCCATGTAGATAGGTCCTATGTACTTGGAATCAGGACTGAACAGGAATATCCCGGTGGGATGTATTACAGTGCAGACAGCCCTACCCGCTCCCTTCGCTATACGGAATTGGACAATGGGGAAAAACTTATACTAGTCGGCGGGGATGGTCATAAAACAGGCCAGGGAGTCTCGATGATCGAGCATTATGAAGCACTGAAGGACTTCAGTTCCCAATATTTCGATGTGAAGGACATTCCCTACCGCTGGTCGGCACAAGATATTGTGACACCGGATAATATCCCCTTCGTCGGACCAGTGACATCCCATAATCCAAATGTTCTGATAGCTACCGGCTATGCGAAATGGGGAATGACGAATGGGTCGATTGCGGCCAAGATCTTAACTGACCGGGTTTTGCAAAGGGATAACCGCTATGCAGACTTGTATGACCCCGCCCGTTTAAAAGGCATGAAGAATATAGTCCAAGATAATGCTGATGTAGCGAAGCATTTGATCAAAAGCAAATTAGCCGTCATTCATAAAACGCCGGAAGACATAGGAATTGATGAAGGAGCAATCGTGAAGGTGAATGGAGACAAGGCAGGGTGTTACCGAGATCATGATGGCCAGCTTCATATTGTCGATTCCACTTGTACGCACATGGGGTGTGAAGTTGCCTGGAATAGCGGCGACCGTACTTGGGATTGCCCATGCCATGGCTCCCGCTACTCCATCGCTGGTGAAGTGTTGAATGGCCCTGCTGTCGAACCATTGAAAAAAATACGCTGA
- a CDS encoding YwbE family protein yields MNGKNRKDITPGASVDIVLKADQRSGKLTSGTVKDILTNSSTHPHGIKVRLTDGQVGRVQVIHK; encoded by the coding sequence ATGAACGGTAAAAATCGGAAGGACATTACCCCAGGTGCCTCTGTGGACATTGTACTTAAAGCAGATCAACGCAGCGGAAAACTGACAAGCGGCACTGTAAAGGATATTTTGACTAACTCCAGCACTCACCCTCATGGAATTAAAGTAAGATTGACTGATGGCCAGGTCGGCAGGGTTCAAGTCATTCATAAGTAA
- a CDS encoding SIMPL domain-containing protein (The SIMPL domain is named for its presence in mouse protein SIMPL (signalling molecule that associates with mouse pelle-like kinase). Bacterial member BP26, from Brucella, was shown to assemble into a channel-like structure, while YggE from E. coli has been associated with resistance to oxidative stress.) codes for MKEYNTPDRVHYRNEEHTLKVSGSETLSAPPDQATITLGVITEDKDPQKAQQANSQAIANVIASLKSAGIPEEQLKTSDYRIDPQYDYIDGKELFKNYKVQHIIQAQTTDIEKIGSIIDTAVRSGANSITSIRFSLSNPDAYYNQALSLALKNAYEKALSMARTLGISLNPVPNKVEELSETATPMLYQTSTFSKMATTPIQPGELNITASVRVEYTY; via the coding sequence ATGAAAGAATACAATACCCCTGATAGGGTTCATTACCGCAACGAGGAACATACATTGAAAGTTTCCGGCTCAGAGACGCTATCTGCCCCTCCGGATCAAGCCACAATCACCCTAGGAGTCATAACAGAGGATAAGGACCCGCAAAAGGCCCAGCAAGCCAATTCCCAAGCAATCGCAAATGTCATCGCATCACTCAAATCCGCAGGCATTCCGGAAGAGCAATTGAAAACGAGTGATTACAGAATCGATCCGCAATATGATTATATTGACGGAAAGGAATTGTTCAAGAACTACAAAGTCCAGCATATCATCCAAGCCCAAACGACCGACATCGAGAAAATAGGCAGCATAATCGACACGGCCGTCAGAAGCGGCGCCAATTCAATCACCAGCATCCGCTTCTCTTTATCCAACCCAGATGCATACTATAACCAGGCACTTTCTCTCGCTTTAAAAAATGCATACGAAAAAGCACTCTCCATGGCCCGAACACTAGGAATCTCATTGAACCCAGTCCCTAATAAGGTTGAAGAGCTATCTGAAACGGCAACACCGATGCTTTACCAAACAAGTACCTTTTCAAAAATGGCGACTACCCCGATTCAGCCTGGTGAATTGAACATCACTGCCTCAGTAAGGGTGGAGTACACGTACTAG
- the purU gene encoding formyltetrahydrofolate deformylase: protein MVSNFVQEQLQEFREKNQDRGRLIIKCPDRPGIVSTVTAFLKEYDANIVELSQYSMNPEGGTFFTRIEFDCPGLKDRAADMQFAFQEVSTAFSMQWTFNHVSDLKRTAIFVSKEPHCLLELLWEWQSGDLLADIALVISNHEDTRQIVESMGIPFYYIPANKDIRREVETKQLGLLEEFKVDLIVLARYMQILTPDFVAAHPNKIINIHHSFLPAFIGARPYERAYDRGVKLIGATSHYVTNDLDEGPIIEQDIERVDHRDSAGDMKKIGRSAERRVLARAVKWHLEDRVLVHENKTVVF from the coding sequence ATGGTTAGCAACTTTGTGCAAGAACAGTTACAGGAGTTTCGCGAAAAGAATCAAGATAGAGGCCGTTTGATTATAAAGTGTCCGGACCGGCCAGGAATTGTTTCGACAGTTACTGCCTTTCTAAAAGAATATGATGCAAATATTGTTGAATTGAGTCAGTATTCGATGAATCCTGAGGGCGGTACCTTTTTCACCAGGATCGAATTCGATTGTCCCGGATTGAAGGATAGGGCAGCGGATATGCAATTTGCATTCCAGGAAGTTTCGACAGCATTCTCGATGCAATGGACATTTAACCATGTGAGTGATCTGAAGCGGACGGCAATCTTCGTTTCCAAGGAACCGCATTGTCTTTTGGAATTGCTATGGGAGTGGCAAAGCGGGGATTTATTAGCTGATATTGCGCTAGTCATCAGTAATCATGAAGATACAAGGCAAATTGTCGAATCAATGGGCATCCCATTTTATTACATTCCTGCAAATAAGGATATACGTAGGGAAGTGGAGACAAAACAGCTTGGACTTCTGGAAGAATTCAAAGTGGACCTTATTGTCTTAGCTAGGTATATGCAGATATTGACGCCGGACTTCGTAGCGGCCCATCCAAACAAGATCATCAATATACATCATTCATTTTTACCTGCATTCATTGGAGCAAGGCCTTATGAAAGAGCTTATGACAGAGGTGTTAAGCTGATTGGGGCGACTTCCCATTATGTGACGAATGATTTGGATGAAGGTCCAATCATCGAGCAGGATATTGAACGTGTGGACCATCGTGATTCTGCTGGGGATATGAAGAAAATCGGTCGTTCAGCTGAACGCAGGGTGCTGGCACGTGCCGTTAAATGGCATTTGGAGGATCGCGTCCTTGTTCATGAAAATAAGACGGTTGTCTTTTAA
- a CDS encoding transporter substrate-binding domain-containing protein encodes MKSSVTFIVSILAVLGLLSGCAEKDQLEDGSKLINKDQFVFAASGEFKPFSYVNDDMTVTGFDIEVGDAIAKELDLEPVPKRIKFKGIVEGVKTGRADAAVASHTINEQRSKHVAFSTPYYYSGPQIFVRSDSDIKTVEDLKGKEVAASKGSTYATTAEKYTTNVKTYDSDITALKALSGGRHDAVITDFVTGKEAAKEGFDVEGRQLIERSEQAIVLPNDNPQLLARINEALENLREDGTLAEISKKYFGEDITTKPE; translated from the coding sequence ATGAAATCATCAGTTACATTCATTGTATCCATTCTGGCTGTTCTCGGTCTTCTATCCGGCTGTGCTGAAAAGGACCAGCTGGAGGATGGAAGCAAGCTGATCAATAAGGACCAGTTTGTTTTCGCTGCCTCAGGCGAATTCAAGCCATTCAGTTATGTCAATGATGACATGACCGTAACCGGATTCGATATTGAGGTCGGCGATGCAATAGCAAAGGAACTGGACCTGGAGCCAGTACCTAAACGGATAAAATTCAAAGGTATTGTGGAAGGTGTCAAAACCGGTCGGGCAGATGCCGCGGTTGCCAGTCATACAATCAATGAACAACGAAGTAAACATGTTGCCTTCTCGACCCCTTATTACTACTCAGGTCCTCAAATTTTCGTCCGCTCAGATAGTGATATTAAAACGGTCGAAGATTTAAAGGGAAAGGAAGTTGCGGCTTCTAAAGGCTCCACGTACGCAACCACAGCAGAAAAGTATACAACCAATGTAAAAACCTATGACAGTGATATCACAGCCCTGAAAGCATTGAGCGGAGGACGTCATGATGCCGTCATTACCGACTTCGTAACCGGCAAGGAAGCGGCCAAGGAAGGTTTCGACGTCGAAGGAAGGCAATTGATCGAACGAAGCGAGCAGGCCATCGTACTGCCTAACGACAACCCTCAGCTGCTTGCACGTATCAACGAAGCACTTGAAAACCTCCGGGAAGATGGAACGCTTGCGGAAATCAGCAAAAAATACTTTGGTGAGGACATCACAACCAAGCCTGAATAA
- a CDS encoding amino acid ABC transporter permease, producing MPSFSHFFDTLFNSSDVFIRAMLLTLELTVVSILVGIVIGLLFALLKISNIKILAWISDTYVFLVRGTPLIVQIFILYFGISNLFLLPDFWAASLALAFHNGAYISEILRGTIQSIDKGQMEAGRSLGMSNSLTLRRIILPQAFRRALPPLGNQFIIGLKDSSLAAFISMNELFNVATTLGSNNFDEMTYLLIVAVYYLILVAFLTIIVNLFEKKLSISDR from the coding sequence TTGCCAAGTTTTTCACATTTTTTTGATACATTATTTAACTCCTCGGACGTATTCATCCGAGCCATGCTCCTCACATTGGAACTGACGGTAGTCTCCATATTGGTAGGAATCGTCATCGGATTGCTATTTGCACTTTTAAAAATTTCCAATATAAAAATTCTTGCATGGATTTCAGATACATATGTATTCCTGGTACGGGGAACACCGCTAATCGTACAGATATTCATACTCTATTTCGGTATCAGCAATCTCTTCTTACTGCCGGACTTCTGGGCGGCGTCACTTGCCTTGGCCTTCCATAATGGAGCTTATATCTCTGAAATTTTACGTGGTACGATCCAATCCATCGATAAAGGCCAAATGGAAGCCGGGCGCTCCCTTGGCATGAGCAACTCTCTCACATTAAGAAGAATCATCTTACCTCAAGCCTTCCGTCGCGCATTGCCGCCGCTAGGCAACCAATTCATCATCGGACTGAAAGATTCATCACTGGCAGCCTTCATCTCCATGAATGAGCTGTTTAACGTGGCGACAACGTTAGGTTCGAATAATTTCGATGAAATGACTTATTTACTGATTGTAGCGGTCTACTACTTGATTCTAGTGGCATTCCTGACCATTATCGTCAATTTATTCGAAAAGAAACTTTCCATTAGTGATCGATAG
- a CDS encoding amino acid ABC transporter ATP-binding protein — MEQKEMIRIRNLNKSYGSLHVLKDIDMKVLDSDVVCLIGPSGSGKSTLLRCLNYLEKKDSGQILIEGTEIQPGTHDINKIREKVGMVFQHFYLFPHMTVLENVIEAPTHVKKVPKAQAIEEARALLAKVGLSDKADVYPSKLSGGQKQRVAIARALAMKPDILLFDEPTSALDPELVGEVLATMKELALEGMTMVVVTHEMSFAREVGDWIVFMHNGRVVESGPPKEFFTNPKEERTKEFLQTTVF; from the coding sequence ATGGAACAAAAAGAAATGATTCGCATTAGGAATTTAAATAAATCGTATGGAAGCCTGCATGTACTCAAAGATATTGATATGAAGGTACTGGATAGCGATGTTGTCTGTCTGATCGGGCCAAGCGGTTCCGGAAAAAGCACCCTGCTTCGCTGTTTGAATTATTTAGAGAAAAAAGACAGCGGGCAAATCCTCATTGAAGGAACTGAAATCCAACCGGGTACCCATGATATTAATAAAATCCGCGAGAAAGTCGGAATGGTTTTTCAGCATTTCTACCTCTTCCCGCATATGACCGTGCTTGAAAATGTCATCGAAGCACCGACTCACGTCAAAAAGGTCCCTAAGGCCCAGGCAATCGAGGAAGCAAGAGCATTGCTTGCCAAAGTCGGCTTATCAGATAAAGCGGATGTCTATCCAAGCAAGCTCTCAGGTGGGCAGAAACAGCGTGTGGCCATAGCCCGTGCCCTTGCCATGAAGCCTGATATCCTACTCTTTGATGAGCCTACCTCGGCTCTGGATCCCGAACTTGTCGGGGAAGTTCTTGCCACGATGAAGGAACTTGCATTGGAAGGGATGACAATGGTAGTCGTTACACATGAAATGAGCTTTGCACGTGAAGTAGGAGATTGGATTGTCTTCATGCATAATGGGAGGGTTGTCGAAAGCGGCCCGCCAAAAGAATTCTTCACCAATCCAAAAGAAGAGCGGACAAAAGAATTTTTGCAAACGACAGTCTTTTGA
- a CDS encoding glutamine--tRNA ligase/YqeY domain fusion protein, translated as MENNSSNFIKNIIKDDLESGKHDHVITRFPPEPNGYLHIGHAKSIILNFGVADDFNGKTNLRFDDTNPLKEDIEFVNSIKEDVKWLGYDWDNLFFASDYFDEMYKRAVLLINKGLAYVDDLNADQIREYRGTLTEPGKDSPYRNRTVEENLELFEKMRSGEFENGAKVLRAKIDMSSPNINLRDPVIYRISHTEHHNTGNKWCIYPMYAFAHPIEDAIEGVTHSICTLEFEDQRPLYDWIVENCEMESKPKQYEFGRLNLTNTVMSKRKLKQLVDEGFVDGWDDPRMPTVSGLRRRGYTPEAIRAFCQEIGVAKTSGVVDSQMLDHFVREDLKLKAPRTMGILNPLKVVITNYPEGEVEWLDAEVNPEVPEMGTRQIPFSREIYIEQDDFMENPPKKYFRLFPGNEVRLKHAYFIKCEEVIKDEAGNVIELRCTYDIETKSGSGFTGRKVKGTLHWVEASQAVSAEFRNYQPLILDKENDEEEEKSFLDRVNPESVEILQGFVEPNMKDVKPQDKFQFFRHGYYNVDSKLTAADHLVFNQIVGLKSSFKL; from the coding sequence TTGGAAAATAACTCTTCGAATTTTATTAAAAATATTATAAAAGATGATCTAGAGTCCGGAAAACATGATCATGTCATCACCCGCTTCCCTCCTGAGCCGAACGGATATTTACATATCGGGCACGCCAAATCAATCATTTTGAATTTTGGGGTGGCTGATGATTTCAATGGGAAAACTAACCTTCGTTTCGATGATACGAATCCATTGAAAGAGGATATTGAGTTTGTCAACTCCATTAAGGAAGATGTAAAATGGCTCGGTTACGACTGGGATAACCTTTTCTTCGCTTCCGACTATTTTGATGAAATGTATAAAAGAGCTGTGCTGCTCATCAATAAAGGACTGGCATATGTGGACGACCTTAATGCCGACCAAATCCGTGAATATCGCGGAACGCTGACTGAGCCGGGAAAAGATAGCCCCTACCGCAATAGAACTGTCGAGGAAAATCTTGAACTATTTGAAAAGATGCGCAGCGGTGAATTCGAAAACGGTGCAAAAGTATTGCGTGCCAAGATCGATATGAGCTCACCTAACATCAATTTGCGTGATCCCGTCATATACCGTATCTCCCATACTGAACACCATAATACCGGCAACAAATGGTGCATCTACCCAATGTATGCATTTGCCCACCCAATTGAAGATGCCATCGAGGGAGTCACACACTCCATTTGTACGCTAGAGTTCGAAGATCAACGCCCTCTTTATGACTGGATCGTTGAAAATTGTGAAATGGAAAGCAAGCCAAAACAATATGAATTTGGCCGTCTTAACCTGACCAATACAGTAATGAGCAAGCGAAAACTGAAGCAGCTTGTCGATGAGGGCTTCGTGGACGGCTGGGACGACCCACGGATGCCTACCGTTTCAGGCTTGCGGAGACGCGGGTATACACCCGAAGCAATTCGTGCATTCTGCCAAGAGATTGGTGTCGCAAAAACAAGCGGTGTCGTAGACTCTCAAATGCTTGATCATTTCGTGCGGGAAGACTTAAAGCTGAAGGCTCCACGGACTATGGGTATCCTAAATCCGCTTAAAGTGGTCATCACCAACTATCCGGAAGGCGAGGTAGAATGGCTGGATGCTGAGGTCAATCCGGAAGTTCCTGAAATGGGCACACGGCAAATCCCGTTTTCACGTGAAATATATATCGAACAGGACGATTTCATGGAAAACCCGCCGAAAAAGTATTTCCGACTTTTCCCGGGCAATGAAGTCCGTTTGAAACATGCTTATTTCATTAAATGTGAAGAAGTGATAAAAGACGAAGCCGGTAACGTAATTGAACTTCGCTGCACATACGACATTGAAACGAAAAGCGGATCGGGCTTCACTGGCCGTAAAGTAAAAGGTACATTGCACTGGGTCGAAGCTTCACAAGCCGTTTCAGCAGAATTCCGCAACTACCAGCCTTTAATCTTGGATAAAGAAAATGATGAAGAGGAAGAAAAATCATTCCTGGACCGGGTAAACCCTGAATCTGTAGAAATTTTACAAGGATTTGTTGAGCCGAACATGAAAGATGTTAAGCCTCAGGATAAATTCCAATTCTTCAGGCATGGCTATTATAATGTTGATTCAAAACTCACTGCGGCCGATCACTTGGTCTTCAACCAAATCGTTGGGTTGAAAAGTTCATTCAAGTTATAG